DNA sequence from the Pseudomonadota bacterium genome:
AGTAAATCATGCTGATAACAGGCTGTGTCTGAACTTACTCTGACTGTCTGTACCTGCTCAGGCAAACAGCCCAAAGCATCCTTAAAAACCCTAAGCTGTTGGAAACCTGCCGGCACATTGCCATCTCTAAATTCTGTATGCAAAATAATACCCTGTTCAAACCACCATGTATTCAATGGTTGATAGGCTTTGAATCCTTTGTAACTGAATAACGCGTCAATCTTATTTGTAGATACAAGCGTAGCATCCATATCAATGGTCGCTGTACTCCCGGAATTTTGAAAACCTGAAAATGCTGTCCGTTCTTTGTTGATTTCCACGAAACCTTACAAATGCACGTTTGGCACTGGAATAAAAGCTTTACCCGGTTGCCTCTGTTCTTCCTGGTTAC
Encoded proteins:
- a CDS encoding transposase; amino-acid sequence: MEINKERTAFSGFQNSGSTATIDMDATLVSTNKIDALFSYKGFKAYQPLNTWWFEQGIILHTEFRDGNVPAGFQQLRVFKDALGCLPEQVQTVRVSSDTACYQHDLLRYCSTGENSQFGVIEFAIGCNVTKEFKKAFEQIEESEWKPIYNAAWCGGS